Within Sphingomonas piscis, the genomic segment GACGCACAGGGGACAAGAGCATGGCGGCGGACGAGAACGCGCAGGACCCGAAGCTTCCCGCCGATGCACGGCTCGATTCGCTCGAAGAGCGGCTCGCCCGGGCGCAGAAGGCGGAAGATGTGAGGAGCGGGAAGGCACCCGTGGCCGATGCCAATGAGCAACTCGGTCAAAAGGTGCTGTCGCTGCTGCTCGGGGTCTTGCAGGCGGTGCCTTGATCGGCTGGCTGATCGACAGCTGGCGCGGATATGGGCATTTGTTCCTAGTGGTCGGCGTAGTGCTTGGCATTATCGGTGGCTTCTGGAGCATCTTCAAGATTGCGAACCGGCGTCCGTAAGGGCAGCCGGTCTTTGGCTTAGAAGGACGGACAAGAGTGGCGGCCGAAAGCGGCAAGATCGATCCGATGCACCAGTTCCTAGTGCAGCCCCTGTTCGGGGAGCATTGGGAGATTGCCGGCCATTCGATCGCGTTCACCAACAGCGCGGCGTGGATGCTTGCGAGCTTTGTCGCCATCTGGCTGTTCATGATGGGCGGCATGAAGCGCAGCTTGGTTCCGGGCCGCTGGCAGATGGCGGTGGAAGGATTCACCGGGTTCATCACGAACATGATGGACACGAACATCGGTCCCAAGGGCCGCCGGTTCACGCCTTACGTCTTCTCGTTGTTCATGTTCATCCTGTTCGCAAACCTTCTCGGAATGTTTCCAAGCGCGATCGCCGGAGTTCATCCTTTTGCGGTGACCAGCCACCTGACGATCACCGGCATCCTTGCCATCGTCAGCTTCTCCATCGTGCTGATCGTCGGCTTTGCGAAGCACGGCTTCCACTTCTTCTCGCTGTTCGTGCCCCACGGCACGCCCAAGCTGATGATCCCGCTGATCTTCCTGATCGAGCTATTCTCCTTCCTGATCCGCCCGTTTAGCCTGGGGCTGCGGTTGTTCGTCGCCATCACCGCCGGTCACATCCTGATGGAAGTGCTCGCCGGCTTCGTGATCAACGGTGGCAATGGCGGACCGCTGACGCTCGGCATCGTCGCGTTGCCGAGTTTCGTGCTGATGCTCGGCATCACGCTGCTGGAACTGCTGGTCGCTGCCATTCAGGCCTATGTCTTCGCGCTGCTGACGTCCCTGTACCTCAACGACGCGATCAACCTTCACTAATCCCTTCAACAACCAAGTTTTCTCAAGGAGTTTCAAAATGGACGCAGAAGCCGCAAAGCTGCTCGGTGCCGGTCTCGCAGCAATTGGCGTCGGCATGGCCGCGCTTGGCGTTGGTAACGTGTTCGGTTCCTTCCTGGGCAGTGCGCTGCGCAACCCGGCGGCCGCCGACGGCCAGCAGGGCCGCCTGTTCATCGGCTTCGCCGCTGCCGAGCTTCTCGGCCTGCTGGCGTTCGTCGTTGCCATGATCCTGCTGTTCGTCGCCTAACCAGCGACACAGGACTTAGGGGTCGGCCATGCCGCAGATCGCCCAAATCGGCGAAATCTATCTGTCCCAGCTGATTTGGCTGGCGGTGTTCTTCGGGCTCATCTTCCTTGTCGTGGGTCTCGGCATGCTGCCGAAGATTCAGGGCACGGTAGACGCCCGGAACCAGCGGATCGCGGCCGACCTTGCGGAGGCGCAGGCCGCGCGTGAGCGTGCCGATGCCCTGGAACAGGCGTACCGCGACAAGCTGGACCAGGCACGTGCGGACGCTGCCCGTGTGGCGACGGACGCTAAGGCTCAATCCGCTCGTTCGACCGAGGCTCGGGTTGCTGAGGCCGATCAGGCGATCAGTGGCAAGGTGGAAGCAGCGCAGTCCCGGATCGCCGAAGTGCGCGCCGCTGCCATGGCGGAGATCGAGGCCGTTGCCGCCGACGCTGCGAAGGAGATCGTCCATCGGGTTGCCGGCCTGACGGTCGATGATGGAGCGGTGCGAAGCGCCGTTGCACGGGAGCTGGTCAATGGCTGAACATCCGGTTGAGACCAGCGCGCCGGCAGGGGCCGACGCGGCCCACACGAGGGGCAGCGAGGTCGCCCATGGCGGTGCCGAGCATCACGGTCCGTCGCTGCTCGGCATTGAAGCGGCAGGGATCGTCTCTCTTGCCATGCTTATCGTCCTGATCGGCATGCTTTGGAAAAAGGTGCCGTCGACCATTGGTAAGTCGCTGGACGCCAAGATCGAACAGATCCGAACCCAGCTTGCCGAGGCCGAAACGCTGCGCAAGGAAGCGGAAGCGCTTAAGGCTGAATATCAGGCCAAGGCGGATGCGGCCGGTTCAGAGTCGGAAGCAATGCTCGCGCGTGCTCGCGCTGAATCCGACGCCATCATCGCCAAGGCTCAGAGCGACGCCGAAGCGCTGGTCGCCCGCCGCACCAAGATGGCCGAGGACAAGATTGCCGCCGAAGAGATGGCCGCGGTCAATGAGCTTCGTGCCTTGGCTGCGAATGCGGCGTCCAAGGCTGCGGCGCGCTTGATTTCGGAGCGTCACGACGCTGCGGCGGATCAGGCGGTGATCGATCGCACCATCGGCGAGATCGCCGCGCGCTAAGCTAAGCGCAGTCGTTACTGCTGGTGCAGCTTGCCCGGCTGGCTGATACCTTCCAGTGCCACCTCGGCTTCGGAGCCTTCCGCTTCGCGGCTGAGGTCGCCGAGGCTGACGATGCCGACGAGCTTCTCCGTTTCATCGATGACGGGCAGGCGGCGGACCTGCGCTTCGCTCATCCGGGTTGCGGCCTCTTCGATCTCGTCGTCAGCACGGGTGCTGATCAACCCTTCGGTCATCAATTCTCGCACCGGCGTGTCCGGCCCTCGGCCGTTGGCGACCCCTCTCACTGCAATGTCGCGGTCGGTGATCATGCCGATCAGCCGGTCACCCTCCAACACTGGAATCGAACCGGCATCGGCACGCAGCATGAACCTGGCAGCCTCTTGCGCGGTCTGATCGGCGCGGACGGTGGCGACCTTGGTGGTCATCACTTCGCTGACTTTCATTTTGCGTCTCCTGGCTGGCACGTCGGTGTAAACCAACGGGAGTTTGGCGACGTTCCGGCTCTTGCACCCTGGAAAGGTTAAGCACTGGCCTTTCGCTCGACTTTGCCGCTAAGGGGCTGCTCGCCATGACCACCGAAACCAGCAGTGCCGTTGCCGGCCTCTCCGCCCTTGCCCCCGTTCAGCCGGATGCGCTCCTGGCGTTGATCGCCATGTGCAACGCCGATCCGCGCGCCGACAAAATTGACGTCGGCGTCGGGGTGTTTCGCGACGGCGAGGGGAGGACCCCGATCCTGGAGGTGATGAAACGCGCCGAGCAGATGTTGCTCGATACGCAGGAAACCAAGGCCTACCTCGGCAGTGCCGGCGACAAGCGCTTCACCGAACTCCTTCGCCCCATTCTGCTCGGGCGTCATGCGGGCGACGAGCGGATCGTCGGGCTCCAGACTCCCGGCGGCTGCGGCGCGCTCCGTCTCGCCTTCGAGCTGATTGCCGCCGCCAACCCCAAAGCGCGCGTGCTGGTCGGCAACCCGACTTGGCCAAACCATCCGCCTGTCATCAAGGCATCGGGTTTGGAGATCGTCGACTATGCCTTCTACGACAAGGCGGCGGGGAGCATCCGCTTCGACGAGATGATGTCGGCGTTGCGCTCGGCGCAGGCTGGGGACGTCGTTCTGCTGCACGCGTGCTGCCATAACCCGACCGGCGCAGACCTAAGCGAAGCGCAATGGGATGAGGTCATCGCGGTCGTTGCGGAGCGAGGTTTGCTGCCAATGGTCGACATCGCGTATCAAGGCTTCGGGCGCGGCTTGGCCGAGGATGCCTACGGGCTTCACGGCCTGCTCGACGTTTGCGACGAGGTGCTGATCGCACAAAGCTGCGACAAGAATTTCAGCGTCTATCGCGACCGTGTCGGCTCCCTTTTCGTCAAGACGCGGTCGGTCGAGACGTCGACGACCGCAATGGCGCACCTGGCGCAGATCTCCCGTCAAATGTGGTCGATGCCACCTGATCACGGCGCTGCTGCCTGCCGCATCATTCTCGACACGCCGGAGCTTGCCGCCCGCTGGCATGAGGAGCTTGATGCGATGCGCGAGCGGATCAACTCGGTTCGTCAGCGGATCGCGGCCGCCGACCCGCGCCTGACCTTCATCGGCGGGCAGTTCGGAATGTTCTCGATGCTGCCGCTGACAAAGGAGCAGGTTGTATCGTTGCGTGAAGATCATGCGATTTACATGGCCGACAGCGGCCGGTTCAACGTCGTCGGCATGGGCGATCAGGAGATCGGCCGCTTTATCGAAGCGGTAGTCGCCACCCTTTAGCCCGTAGTCGCCTCTGTCCGCCCGTTGAGGGCGTGTAACGACAGGAACGGCCTACGTGCCCCTTGGTTGAGCCTCCCACGCGACGGAGGTCATCATGGCGCAAGGCCGTTCCAATCATAGACGAGACAATGACAATACGAAGGCGCTGATTGGCGCCGGGTTGGCGGTCGCAGCTGGCGCCGCCACCTTTCTGCTAGCGCGGCGATCTGCTGACGAGCGCGGCGGTTCGGGCATCAGCGATGCTCCGGACCATGTCTTTCGCGATGCCGATCGAGATGTGGTCGGTCGCACGCTGCTGGTGAACCGATCACCGCAGGAGCTTTACGCCGAATGGCACGACTTCACGCGCTTTCCCAGCTTCATGGACAATGTCCGGGACATCGTGAAGCTGGACGAGGAGCGTTCGCGCTGGACCATCGAGGCGCCGCTCGGATCGACCGTGGAGGTCGTGACCCGCATCACCGAGGACCAGCCCGGCGCTGCCATCGCCTGGCGGAGTGAACGGGACTCACAGATAGAAACCGAGGGCCGTGTCGAATTTCTTCCCGCGGCTCCCGGGCGGGGCACCATGGTCCGCCTTGTGATCCGATATAGTCCGCCCGGCGGGATCGTGGGCAAGGGCCTCGCTAAGCTGTTTCAGAGGGAGCCCGGCATCCAAGCCCGCCGGGATCTGCGCCGTTTCAAGCAGCTGATGGAAACCGGCGAAGTCTCCGTCAACGCTTCCCCGTCCGGACGCAAGTCGGAACAGCCAACCGAAGCGAGGATCTAGGAGAAACCGACATGCGTGCACTTACCTGGCAAGGCCGACACGACGTTCGGACGGAAACCGTTCCCGACCCCGAGATCGTCAACCCTCGCGACGCAATCCTGAAGGTCACCTCTACCGCCATTTGTGGGTCGGACCTTCACTTGTACGACGCCTACATCCCGACGCTCCGCGCCGGCGACGTACTCGGCCATGAATTCATGGGGGAGGTGGTTGAGGTAGGTCCAAAGAGCACACTCAAGAAGGGCCAGCGGGTCGTCGTTCCGTTCACCATCAGCTGCGGCCAATGCTTCTTTTGCGAGAAGCAGCAATTCTCCGCCTGCGACAACAGCAATCCATCCGAGACGTCCGACGCATCCAAGCTGCTGATGGGGCATGAGATGGGTGCGGCGTTCGGCTATGCGCACCTCACCGGCGGCTATGCGGGGGGCAGGCGGAGTACGTCCGCGTACCTTATTCCGACGTCGGTCCGATCGTGGTGCCTGACCACCTCAGCGACGATCAGGTGCTGTTCTTGTCGGATATCCTGCCCACCGGCTGGATGGCGGCGGAGAATGCGGAGATCGAACCCGGCGACACGGTGGCGGTTTGGGGTTGCGGACCTGTTGGCCTGTTTGCGATCCAGTCGGCATTCGTCCTTGGCGCTCACCGCGTAATCGCGATCGACCATTATCCACGCCGACTTGAGCTTGCGAAGAGCATGGGCGCGGAAATCCTCGACTATCGCGAGGTGAACGTTCGCGCCGCGCTTGACGAAATGACGGGTGGCATCGGCCCGGACGCCTGCATCGATTGCGTAGGAATGGAAAGCCATGGGCTGACGATCGATAACCTGGTGGATACGGCCAAGGCGCACACCTTTCTGGGCACCGAGCGCCCGCATGCGCTTCGGCAGGCCATCCTTGCATGCCGCAAGGGTGGGCGCCTTTCCATCCCTGGCGTTTACGGTGGGTTTGCCGACAAGTTCCCGCTTGGACAGCTGATGGAAAAAGGGCTGACCGTGAAGACCGGCCAGACCCACGTCCAGAAATATACCAAGCCGCTGCTGGACCTCATCGAGCAGGGCAAGATCGATACGACCTTCATGATCTCACACCACGCGTCGCTCGAAGACGCTCCGCAAATGTACAAGCACTGGCACGACGACCAGAACAGCTACACCAAGATCGTCCTCAAGACGGACATGGCGGCTGGGCAGGTCGAGCGTGTCGGCGCTGAGATGGAAGCCGCTTGAGGAGATAGGGACATGGCCAACAAACTCGCAATCGTCACCGGTGCGTCCAGCGGCATCGGCCTTGAGATCGCCCGGCTCGCCGCAGCCGACGGCTACGACCTGATTGTCGCCGCCGACACGCCGTTTGTGGACGCGGCCGCCGCCTTCAAGGAAAGCGGCACCGACGTCCGTCAGATCGAAGCAGACCTCGCGACGGATCAGGGCGTGCGCCAGTTGCTTGAGACGGTCGGCGACCGGGACATCGACGTACTTGTCGCCAATGCCGGACACGGTCTGGGTCACGCCTTTCTCGAGCAGTCCCCGGAGGATTGGCGACACGTCATCGACACCAACATCACCGGCACCCTGCTGCTCATCCAACCGATCGCGCAGAAGATGGTGCAGCGAGGCGAGGGCAGGATCCTCATCACCGGCTCGATCGCCGGGCACATGGCCGGCTCGTTCCAGGCCGTTTACAACGGATCCAAGGCCTTCATCGACAGCTTTGCCGCGGCGCTTGGCAACGAGCTCAAGGATACGGGCGTAACCGTCACCTGCCTGAAGCCGGGTGCGACCGATACCGAATTCTTCGAACGCGCCGATCTCGAAGATACGAAGGTGGGTCAAGCCAAGAAGGACGATCCTGCCGACGTCGCTAAGACCGGCTGGGGAGCGATGCTGAATGGCGAGCCGGCGGTGATTTACGGCGTTAAGAACAAGCTGCAGGTTGCCGCGGCCGGCGTGATGACGGACGCCACCACCGCCAAGCTCCACCGCATGCAGGCGGAGCCGGGTTCCGGGACGGACTGATCCGGGAGCTGTTGCCGAAGGCGTCCGGAATGTTCATGGCCCTCTGAACTGCACAAAGGCCGGAGGGGTCATGAGCTTTGGAATATGGACTGTTTCCGTGCCGGTGTTCGTCAACTCGCTGACGAACATGCGTTCGTGGCTCGACAAGGCGGCTGAGGAGAAGGACGAAGCCGCGCTTCTCCAGGCGCGGCTTGCTCCCGACATGAAGCCGCTGCCGGCCCAGTATCAAATGGCGTCGGATTCCGCGAAGAATGCGCTGGCCCGCCTTACGGGCACGAGTGCGCCGGCAATGCCGGACACCGAGGCGACCTTTGCCGAACTGAAGGACCGGTGCGACCGCACCATCGATTACGTCCGCAGCTTCGATGAGCAGCAGCTTGCCGACAGTGAGGAGCGGGAGGTCACCCTGAAGTTTCCTAACGGAATGGGGTATCGTTTTCGGGGCGTCGACTATCTGACCGGCTTCGCGCTTCCCAACTTCATGTTCCATGTCACCACGGCCTACGCGATACTTCGCAACACCGGCGTATCCCTGGGCAAGCCCGACTTCCTGCAGCACCTCGGTCCGCCAAACCTTGGAGCCTGAGCGAGGCAAACGGGATCGCCCCATCACGTGTGGCGGGTGACGGGGCAGTCGAACCATTGGAGAAGAGTGGCGCACCCAAGAGGGGTGCAACAATCACATGCTTTCAAGGGGATACGGTGGCTAAGCGGCAGCTCCGCAAAGCTCAACTTCCCTCACGACCTTTTTCGAAAGGCTAACCTATTTTGGACTGCGGGAACCGCGCCCGTGGGGGAGGGCGCACGCACCTAAGCGGAATCGCCTTGCCGGGGAGCTGAATACACTGGCGGCAGGGCGGATCAGCCAAACCAGGGGGTCCGATCATATTGGCGAGCCGAGTCCGAAAGGCAGAGCGGTGATCGGCGGGGCAGGGGAAAGCCTCGTAAGCAACTGCTGAGCATCTGGCGACCTCTCGACCAGAAGCGTCCGAAAGCGACGGTTGGCTCCGACTGCCATACGTAAGCTCGAACGGACCGGACTGCCTCTGGCATGCGGGCGATACCAAGCTCGGCGCCAGGGGTAGTTGTCCTATGTCCGTTCGCTCAGGTTTCACCAACTGCCATACACCTACTCTTCTAGGAGATTGGGCGGTTTGAAAAACTTTCAAGAAATCAAAGTCTTCTGATGATTTAGGAAAATCTGGAGGGTGGTGAGCAGATGGGCGGATGGGGATCGGGACGGCATAGCGGACGCCCGACTGCTGACATGAGCAAGAAGATTGATCTGGCATGGATGATCCGAACCGGTCGAGCCAAGCCAGGTCAGTGGATCTCTGGCAGTCTGAGTTGGAACTGCGGTGGGGAGCCTGCCGGGTCGATCAGCTACTCGGCGAACATGGAAGATCCGTCGAATTCAATTCTGCGGCTTTCTTACTCAAGAGCTTATGGGGATGGCCGAGAGCACGTGGAGCAGACTGTTCGCCTCGTCTTCACTGAGCCGAACTTCGGGGGCCGGCGATGGTGGATGGTCTGCCCTTACAAGCACGTTCGCGTCGCTAAGCTCTACCTGCCTAACGGCGGCGATCGCTTCGCCAGTCGCAAGGCGTGGCGGCTCGCGTACAATTCTCAGCGCGTCGCTTATCGTGACAGAGCTTTTGAAAAGCTGTTCCGCCTGCAACGAAAACTGGGGTGCGAGGAAGGTTTTGACGCCTACATTCGCAAACCAAAGGGCATGTGGCAGCGCACCTTCGATCGCTACTTGGAGCGGTACGAAGAATTGGACGCGCAATGTGCAGGCGAGATGATGTCGCTCGTGCT encodes:
- a CDS encoding AtpZ/AtpI family protein; this translates as MIGWLIDSWRGYGHLFLVVGVVLGIIGGFWSIFKIANRRP
- a CDS encoding F0F1 ATP synthase subunit A, encoding MAAESGKIDPMHQFLVQPLFGEHWEIAGHSIAFTNSAAWMLASFVAIWLFMMGGMKRSLVPGRWQMAVEGFTGFITNMMDTNIGPKGRRFTPYVFSLFMFILFANLLGMFPSAIAGVHPFAVTSHLTITGILAIVSFSIVLIVGFAKHGFHFFSLFVPHGTPKLMIPLIFLIELFSFLIRPFSLGLRLFVAITAGHILMEVLAGFVINGGNGGPLTLGIVALPSFVLMLGITLLELLVAAIQAYVFALLTSLYLNDAINLH
- a CDS encoding F0F1 ATP synthase subunit C produces the protein MDAEAAKLLGAGLAAIGVGMAALGVGNVFGSFLGSALRNPAAADGQQGRLFIGFAAAELLGLLAFVVAMILLFVA
- a CDS encoding ATPase, whose translation is MPQIAQIGEIYLSQLIWLAVFFGLIFLVVGLGMLPKIQGTVDARNQRIAADLAEAQAARERADALEQAYRDKLDQARADAARVATDAKAQSARSTEARVAEADQAISGKVEAAQSRIAEVRAAAMAEIEAVAADAAKEIVHRVAGLTVDDGAVRSAVARELVNG
- a CDS encoding F0F1 ATP synthase subunit B; this translates as MAEHPVETSAPAGADAAHTRGSEVAHGGAEHHGPSLLGIEAAGIVSLAMLIVLIGMLWKKVPSTIGKSLDAKIEQIRTQLAEAETLRKEAEALKAEYQAKADAAGSESEAMLARARAESDAIIAKAQSDAEALVARRTKMAEDKIAAEEMAAVNELRALAANAASKAAARLISERHDAAADQAVIDRTIGEIAAR
- a CDS encoding CBS domain-containing protein; protein product: MKVSEVMTTKVATVRADQTAQEAARFMLRADAGSIPVLEGDRLIGMITDRDIAVRGVANGRGPDTPVRELMTEGLISTRADDEIEEAATRMSEAQVRRLPVIDETEKLVGIVSLGDLSREAEGSEAEVALEGISQPGKLHQQ
- a CDS encoding aromatic amino acid transaminase; translation: MTTETSSAVAGLSALAPVQPDALLALIAMCNADPRADKIDVGVGVFRDGEGRTPILEVMKRAEQMLLDTQETKAYLGSAGDKRFTELLRPILLGRHAGDERIVGLQTPGGCGALRLAFELIAAANPKARVLVGNPTWPNHPPVIKASGLEIVDYAFYDKAAGSIRFDEMMSALRSAQAGDVVLLHACCHNPTGADLSEAQWDEVIAVVAERGLLPMVDIAYQGFGRGLAEDAYGLHGLLDVCDEVLIAQSCDKNFSVYRDRVGSLFVKTRSVETSTTAMAHLAQISRQMWSMPPDHGAAACRIILDTPELAARWHEELDAMRERINSVRQRIAAADPRLTFIGGQFGMFSMLPLTKEQVVSLREDHAIYMADSGRFNVVGMGDQEIGRFIEAVVATL
- a CDS encoding SRPBCC family protein — its product is MAQGRSNHRRDNDNTKALIGAGLAVAAGAATFLLARRSADERGGSGISDAPDHVFRDADRDVVGRTLLVNRSPQELYAEWHDFTRFPSFMDNVRDIVKLDEERSRWTIEAPLGSTVEVVTRITEDQPGAAIAWRSERDSQIETEGRVEFLPAAPGRGTMVRLVIRYSPPGGIVGKGLAKLFQREPGIQARRDLRRFKQLMETGEVSVNASPSGRKSEQPTEARI
- a CDS encoding SDR family NAD(P)-dependent oxidoreductase, whose amino-acid sequence is MANKLAIVTGASSGIGLEIARLAAADGYDLIVAADTPFVDAAAAFKESGTDVRQIEADLATDQGVRQLLETVGDRDIDVLVANAGHGLGHAFLEQSPEDWRHVIDTNITGTLLLIQPIAQKMVQRGEGRILITGSIAGHMAGSFQAVYNGSKAFIDSFAAALGNELKDTGVTVTCLKPGATDTEFFERADLEDTKVGQAKKDDPADVAKTGWGAMLNGEPAVIYGVKNKLQVAAAGVMTDATTAKLHRMQAEPGSGTD
- a CDS encoding DUF1993 domain-containing protein, with product MSFGIWTVSVPVFVNSLTNMRSWLDKAAEEKDEAALLQARLAPDMKPLPAQYQMASDSAKNALARLTGTSAPAMPDTEATFAELKDRCDRTIDYVRSFDEQQLADSEEREVTLKFPNGMGYRFRGVDYLTGFALPNFMFHVTTAYAILRNTGVSLGKPDFLQHLGPPNLGA